A region of Dermochelys coriacea isolate rDerCor1 chromosome 1, rDerCor1.pri.v4, whole genome shotgun sequence DNA encodes the following proteins:
- the LOC119849797 gene encoding LOW QUALITY PROTEIN: 2-oxoglutarate receptor 1-like (The sequence of the model RefSeq protein was modified relative to this genomic sequence to represent the inferred CDS: inserted 2 bases in 2 codons), producing MAMNTTEDLANLTSLQSHAVAYTNCTNVDMLLKNFYLPRMYSIIFLVGFPGNIIAISVYRFKMRPWKSSTIIIFNLSFTDLLYLTSLSFLIHYYANGDHWVFGDFMCKFIHFGFHFNLYSSLLFLTCFSIFCYSVIVHPVKFFSIQKRRWAVVDCTAVWVISLVAASPGNFLITSREDQNKSICLDLTSSENLDTIKWYNWLLSGLAFYQPLVVVTLCYTVIIYTLTRGPHTHACYKQKARRLAILLLMVFYVCFLPFHVFRGIRIELRLQPVSCHIENQIHAAYIAXRPLAALNMCGNLLLYVVMGDNFQQAILALSRCKLNXYVQHTGNDSDVNK from the exons ATGGCCATGAATACAACTGAAGACTTAGCCAACTTAACTTCGTTGCAAAGCCATGCAGTTGCTTATACAAACTGTACCAATGTAGATATGCTTCTGAAGAATTTCTATCTCCCTCGTATGTACAGCATAATCTTTCTGGTGGGCTTCCCAGGGAATATTATTGCAATTTCTGTATACAGGTTCAAGATGAGGCCCTGGAAGAGCAGCACCATCATTATATTCAACTTGTCCTTCACAGACCTACTGTACTTAACAAGCCTTTCTTTCCTGATACATTACTATGCCAATGGAGATCACTGGGTCTTCGGAGACTTCATGTGTAAGTTTATCCATTTTGGCTTCCACTTCAACTTGTACAGcagcctcctcttcctcacttGCTTCAGCATCTTTTGCTACTCCGTGATTGTCCATCCGGTGAAGTTCTTCTCTATTCAGAAAAGGAGATGGGCAGTGGTGGATTGTACTGCAGTTTGGGTGATTTCCCTGGTAGCTGCCAGTCCTGGCAATTTTTTAATTACCTCAAGAGAGGACCAAAACAAATCCATTTGCCTGGATCTCACTAGTTCTGAAAACCTGGACACTATTAAGTGGTATAACTGGCTTCTGTCTGGGTTAGCCTTCTACCAGCCATTAGTGGTTGTGACTCTATGTTACACTGTCATTATCTACACTTTGACTAGAGGGCCTCATACTCACGCTTGTTACAAGCAGAAGGCTCGCAGACTTGCCATTCTCCTCTTGATGGTCTTTTATGTGTGCTTCCTACCCTTTCATGTCTTTAGGGGCATTCGGATAGAATTACGACTTCAACCAGTTAGCTGCCACATTGAAAACCAAATCCACGCTGCTTACATTG TCAGACCATTAGCTGCACTAAACATGTGTGGTAACCTATTACTTTATGTTGTGATGGGAGACAACTTCCAGCAGGCCATCCTTGCTCTTTCAAGATGTAAGTTAA ACTATGTGCAGCACACCGGGAATGACAGTGATGTGAATAAGTAA